The Campylobacter sp. CN_NE2 genome contains a region encoding:
- a CDS encoding DUF3108 domain-containing protein, protein MKIFKFFAFLAIFVNLAFGESVSVKYAVKFGIFGEIGVANATLVKDEAKKTYEITLDAKTTGLTNSISGNRREYFHSKGKIIGNTLVPDIYTHEVNRNKKGKERISRKIFTFDHANSAVNLKRESGYKGEKMDISNEKLGYYATNDLLSLFFNFSKLQHSSNKFYTTAVGAKNENGRIDIIIPQDKQKTAVQNELESEFDPYIVFINQKIFSSARGELYLSLNERGYANKAILKNVLLFGDIRAELLE, encoded by the coding sequence ATGAAAATATTTAAATTTTTTGCGTTTTTAGCAATATTTGTAAATTTGGCTTTTGGCGAGAGTGTCAGCGTGAAGTATGCCGTTAAATTCGGCATTTTTGGCGAGATTGGCGTAGCAAATGCCACGCTTGTAAAAGATGAAGCCAAAAAAACATACGAAATCACTTTGGATGCCAAAACCACAGGGCTTACAAACTCCATTAGCGGAAATCGCCGCGAATATTTTCACTCAAAAGGCAAAATCATAGGAAATACTTTGGTGCCTGATATTTACACGCACGAAGTAAATCGCAATAAAAAAGGCAAAGAGCGAATTTCGCGCAAAATTTTTACATTTGATCACGCAAATTCGGCTGTAAATTTAAAGCGAGAAAGTGGCTACAAAGGCGAAAAAATGGATATTTCAAACGAAAAACTAGGATATTATGCCACAAACGACCTTTTAAGCCTGTTTTTTAACTTTTCAAAACTCCAGCACTCATCAAACAAATTCTACACAACCGCAGTCGGTGCGAAAAATGAAAACGGGCGAATTGACATAATAATCCCACAAGATAAGCAAAAAACCGCCGTTCAAAATGAGCTTGAAAGCGAATTTGACCCGTATATCGTTTTTATAAATCAAAAAATATTTTCTAGCGCTAGGGGTGAGCTTTATTTGAGTTTAAACGAACGCGGATACGCAAATAAAGCGATTTTGAAAAATGTTTTACTTTTTGGAGATATTAGAGCCGAGCTTTTGGAATAA
- a CDS encoding transglycosylase SLT domain-containing protein, with protein MKKLLFLFVFSVQMFAYTPNDILNSINFVAQKEGVKPEILYTIVKIESDFNPFVISFLTNKANADHFAKLQTPNIIIKTSVYSLNRAKWVVTIYPINEAYATAIAKNLIDSGFNIDVGLGQLNSVNFGANEIPFAFNPVFNLTKCAKVLRKCYNAKNKNIKDTIECYNYGMRKRKSNPYYNKFYKNYESFFGSPY; from the coding sequence ATGAAAAAATTGCTTTTTTTGTTTGTTTTTTCGGTGCAAATGTTTGCCTATACGCCAAATGATATTTTAAATTCGATTAATTTCGTGGCGCAAAAAGAGGGCGTAAAGCCTGAAATTTTATACACGATTGTAAAGATTGAGAGCGATTTTAACCCATTTGTCATCTCTTTTTTGACAAATAAAGCAAATGCCGATCATTTTGCCAAACTTCAAACCCCAAATATCATCATAAAAACTAGCGTTTATAGCTTAAATCGCGCTAAATGGGTTGTTACGATTTATCCTATAAATGAAGCTTATGCAACGGCGATTGCTAAAAATCTGATAGATAGCGGTTTTAACATAGATGTCGGTTTAGGGCAGCTAAATTCGGTAAATTTCGGCGCAAACGAAATACCATTTGCCTTTAATCCGGTTTTTAATCTCACAAAATGCGCCAAAGTTTTGCGAAAATGCTACAACGCCAAAAACAAAAACATAAAAGACACGATCGAGTGCTACAACTACGGCATGCGAAAGCGAAAATCAAATCCTTATTACAATAAATTCTATAAAAATTATGAGTCATTTTTCGGAAGTCCGTATTGA
- a CDS encoding major outer membrane protein, producing MKLVKLSLAAAIAASTLVSSASAVALEEAIKDVDLSGMAFVRYQNAKRSGYVGDGNWWKFKSVLTLKTKIDDNFFMLAGFQYGADKDLGSSGESVTNRGFDTEGFVVTQALLGYNVGGTTVMVGRYNLGTFFTDDMLGNGIKVVNTDIQGLTLAALWADALQNDGDVLDGKNGAVRTAIRTAMQRDVLSHNLYGVAAIGSYDPLAFQIWYASLQDVANLFAIEAGLNFNITDDITLGVTGQYAFTDMDGDLKEKVPNAADSKFAAGKAEFGAFGFDLGAGYVYYKAKDGKYSLSSLDDNGQFISAGQVMVPDSGVSSYHAYAGKNDYWFVTAGYKIPNTGISFGVDYVDGKFNKGNTVGLEEFKAKEIVGRLGYKYNKKLNFTSWYSHIDYEPETMVDDKTFRVQAQYKF from the coding sequence ATGAAATTAGTAAAACTAAGTTTAGCAGCAGCTATCGCTGCAAGCACACTTGTAAGTTCAGCAAGTGCAGTTGCTTTGGAAGAAGCTATTAAAGATGTTGATCTAAGCGGAATGGCTTTCGTTAGATATCAAAATGCAAAAAGAAGCGGTTATGTAGGCGATGGCAACTGGTGGAAATTTAAATCAGTTCTTACTCTAAAAACAAAAATCGATGACAATTTCTTTATGTTAGCTGGTTTCCAATACGGTGCAGATAAAGACCTTGGTTCATCTGGCGAAAGCGTAACCAATAGAGGTTTTGATACAGAAGGTTTTGTTGTAACACAAGCTTTACTAGGCTACAATGTAGGCGGAACAACTGTAATGGTAGGTCGCTATAATCTTGGAACATTCTTCACAGATGACATGCTAGGTAATGGTATTAAAGTAGTAAATACTGATATTCAAGGTTTAACTCTTGCAGCATTGTGGGCTGACGCTCTTCAAAATGACGGCGATGTTCTAGACGGTAAAAATGGTGCAGTTCGTACTGCAATCAGAACTGCGATGCAAAGAGATGTTCTAAGCCATAACCTATATGGTGTAGCTGCTATCGGTTCTTATGATCCACTTGCTTTCCAAATTTGGTATGCTAGCCTACAAGATGTAGCAAATCTATTTGCTATTGAAGCAGGCTTAAACTTCAATATCACTGATGATATAACTCTTGGCGTAACAGGTCAATATGCTTTCACAGATATGGACGGAGATCTTAAAGAGAAAGTTCCTAATGCAGCAGATAGCAAATTCGCAGCTGGTAAAGCAGAATTCGGTGCATTCGGTTTTGATTTGGGTGCAGGTTATGTATATTACAAAGCAAAAGACGGCAAATATAGCCTAAGCTCACTAGATGACAATGGTCAATTTATCTCAGCAGGTCAAGTAATGGTTCCAGATAGCGGTGTTAGCTCATATCACGCTTATGCTGGCAAAAATGATTATTGGTTCGTAACTGCTGGTTACAAAATTCCAAATACAGGCATAAGCTTTGGTGTAGATTATGTTGATGGTAAATTCAACAAAGGCAACACAGTTGGTCTAGAAGAATTCAAAGCAAAAGAAATCGTAGGAAGACTAGGTTACAAATACAACAAAAAACTTAACTTCACTTCATGGTATTCACATATCGACTATGAACCAGAAACTATGGTTGATGACAAAACTTTCAGAGTTCAAGCTCAATACAAATTCTAA
- a CDS encoding c-type cytochrome: MKIFKISFLVCFLLGFIFAEEESYVFEAKGEFAKELKELVQKHSKDGNVSVNVYEKAPNANGAPVSGYRQVGAMSEAGRKVFMQKCASCHGEKGEKRSYGVSARLKDLTGEEIATNLHSYITDSEHGGKFKMIMRTEAMKVQDSELDLIIAYIKGEDDPYLNRSFIGGAYWENQNKPIQTTPTEQGSYLK, encoded by the coding sequence ATGAAGATATTTAAAATTTCTTTTTTGGTATGTTTTTTACTTGGTTTTATTTTTGCAGAAGAAGAAAGCTATGTTTTTGAAGCAAAAGGTGAATTCGCAAAAGAGTTAAAAGAGTTAGTGCAAAAACATTCCAAAGACGGAAATGTCTCAGTAAATGTATATGAAAAAGCCCCTAACGCAAACGGTGCGCCTGTGAGCGGATACCGTCAAGTAGGAGCTATGAGCGAAGCGGGTAGAAAAGTTTTTATGCAAAAGTGTGCTTCTTGTCATGGCGAAAAAGGCGAGAAAAGATCTTACGGCGTCTCAGCTCGTCTAAAAGATCTAACAGGCGAAGAGATAGCTACAAATTTACACTCTTATATAACCGATAGCGAACATGGCGGTAAATTTAAAATGATAATGCGAACAGAAGCTATGAAGGTGCAAGATTCTGAGCTTGATTTGATCATCGCTTATATTAAAGGCGAAGATGATCCATATTTAAATAGAAGTTTTATCGGCGGTGCATACTGGGAAAATCAAAACAAACCGATCCAAACAACCCCGACCGAGCAAGGTTCGTATCTGAAATAA
- a CDS encoding DNA polymerase III subunit gamma/tau encodes MQALALKYRPKNYNELIGQDTIAKSLTHALNSGRLSHAYLFSGLRGSGKTSSARIFAKALLCEKGPTGNPCEECASCIMANEGRHIDIIEMDAASHRKIDDIRELIEQTKYSPASARFKIFIIDEVHMLTKEASNALLKTLEEPPSYVKFILATTDPLKLPVTVLSRTQHFRFKPIPKNAVVAHLERILNNENIKYQKEALEILARSGSGSLRDTLTLLDQAIIYSGESVSASAVADMLGLLDPDKIDEILKVVLEQDRTKAIKIVKEIENYSAETIIDEIIANLKDEFFPSESDESREKRVKNNFNTLMYERFFRILSEAKGMLGVSADNGFTLSMMIFMMMEAVNLRSIDELIEVSKTINSPSNQSVADGNLSKNLTSVPSPNSQNQAKNLSNSSANLQNSALNSQGNQTPSYELFLEKIYDRDYDLGERFKKCVEFIKFEDDTLHLLSNAKDNDKIALRNASKAIMAVVRKVFGNAATIKMQSGDDIKKNDENLENSANSNLQNSVNSTNSINSANLNSSNSTNSQNSQNSVSNESNKFLNYVKNDNKEEQISKTLRAVKALENTISNGTSNTNDSLVRELDRLFGAHKKISE; translated from the coding sequence TTGCAAGCATTAGCACTCAAATATAGACCAAAAAATTATAACGAACTTATCGGGCAAGATACTATCGCCAAAAGCCTTACTCATGCGTTAAATTCGGGGCGTTTAAGTCATGCTTATCTTTTTAGCGGACTTCGCGGTAGCGGTAAGACTTCAAGTGCTAGAATTTTTGCAAAAGCCCTTTTGTGCGAAAAGGGACCTACGGGAAATCCTTGCGAAGAGTGTGCAAGTTGCATTATGGCAAATGAAGGTCGCCATATCGACATTATCGAAATGGACGCCGCTAGTCATCGTAAAATCGACGATATTCGTGAGCTTATCGAGCAGACGAAGTATTCTCCTGCGAGTGCGAGATTTAAAATTTTCATCATCGATGAAGTTCATATGCTTACAAAAGAGGCTTCAAATGCCCTTTTAAAGACACTTGAAGAGCCACCTAGCTATGTCAAATTTATCCTAGCTACGACTGACCCTTTAAAGCTTCCTGTTACCGTGCTATCTCGCACACAGCATTTTCGCTTTAAGCCGATTCCAAAAAACGCCGTCGTGGCGCATTTGGAGCGAATTTTAAATAACGAAAATATAAAATATCAAAAAGAAGCGCTTGAAATTTTGGCTCGTTCAGGTAGCGGTTCGCTAAGAGACACGCTTACTTTGCTAGATCAGGCTATCATTTATAGCGGCGAGAGCGTAAGTGCAAGTGCTGTTGCCGATATGCTGGGGCTCCTTGATCCCGATAAAATCGATGAAATTTTAAAAGTTGTTTTAGAGCAAGACCGAACTAAGGCAATTAAGATTGTTAAAGAGATTGAAAATTATAGTGCCGAGACCATAATCGACGAGATTATCGCAAATTTAAAAGATGAATTTTTCCCAAGTGAAAGCGATGAGAGTAGAGAAAAAAGGGTAAAAAATAATTTTAATACTTTAATGTATGAGCGATTTTTTAGAATTTTAAGCGAAGCAAAGGGAATGCTAGGCGTTAGCGCAGATAACGGATTTACGCTATCTATGATGATTTTTATGATGATGGAAGCAGTAAATTTACGCAGTATAGATGAGCTAATCGAAGTTTCTAAAACGATAAATTCGCCATCAAACCAGTCGGTGGCTGACGGAAATTTGAGTAAAAATTTAACTTCTGTGCCAAGTCCAAATTCGCAAAATCAAGCAAAAAATTTATCAAATTCTAGTGCAAATTTGCAAAATTCGGCTTTAAATTCGCAAGGCAATCAAACTCCAAGCTATGAGCTATTTTTGGAAAAAATTTATGATAGAGATTATGATTTGGGCGAGAGATTTAAAAAATGCGTTGAATTTATCAAATTTGAAGATGATACTTTGCATTTGCTTTCAAATGCCAAAGATAACGATAAAATCGCACTTCGCAACGCTTCAAAAGCCATAATGGCGGTTGTGCGAAAGGTTTTTGGAAATGCCGCGACAATCAAAATGCAAAGTGGCGATGATATAAAAAAAAATGATGAAAATTTAGAAAATTCGGCAAATTCGAATTTGCAAAATTCAGTAAATTCGACGAATTCGATAAATTCAGCAAATTTGAATTCGTCAAATTCGACGAATTCGCAAAATTCTCAAAATAGCGTTAGTAATGAAAGCAATAAATTTTTAAATTATGTCAAAAATGATAACAAAGAAGAGCAAATAAGCAAAACTCTTAGAGCCGTAAAAGCGCTTGAAAACACCATATCTAACGGCACTTCAAATACAAATGATAGTTTGGTTAGGGAGCTTGATAGGCTTTTTGGAGCGCACAAAAAAATAAGCGAATAA
- a CDS encoding ribose-phosphate pyrophosphokinase — translation MRGYKIFSGTANPEFAKKISKYLSLPLSECAIKTFSDGEISVQVGESVRGKDVFIIQPTCAPANSNLMELLILSDALKRSSASSITAIIPYFGYARQDRKAAPRVPITAKLVANMIQAAGIDRVVTMDLHAGQIQGFFDIPVDNLYGSIVFPEYLKTKNLKNPIIASPDVGGVARARSFAKKLGLDMVIVDKRREEANKSEVMNIIGDVNGKDVVLIDDMIDTAGTIVKAAEAFKNNGANSVMAYCTHAVLSGPAYERIATGAIDELVVTDTIPLKEENEHIKVISVAPLFGEVIRRVYHDESVNSLFDIK, via the coding sequence ATGCGAGGTTATAAAATCTTTTCCGGCACTGCAAATCCTGAATTTGCAAAGAAAATTTCAAAATATTTGTCGCTTCCTTTATCGGAATGTGCGATTAAAACTTTTAGCGACGGCGAAATCAGCGTCCAAGTAGGCGAAAGCGTTAGGGGCAAAGATGTTTTTATTATCCAGCCGACCTGTGCTCCTGCAAATTCGAATTTAATGGAACTTTTGATTTTAAGTGACGCGCTAAAACGAAGTTCGGCTAGTAGTATAACGGCGATAATTCCGTATTTTGGCTATGCTAGGCAAGATCGCAAAGCAGCTCCAAGAGTGCCGATAACTGCAAAGCTTGTGGCAAATATGATCCAAGCAGCAGGCATTGACCGTGTTGTTACTATGGATTTACACGCAGGGCAAATTCAGGGATTTTTCGATATTCCTGTGGATAACCTTTACGGCTCTATCGTATTTCCTGAGTATTTAAAAACTAAAAATCTTAAAAATCCTATCATCGCTAGTCCAGATGTAGGCGGTGTGGCACGAGCTAGAAGCTTTGCTAAAAAGCTTGGTCTTGATATGGTAATAGTCGATAAACGCCGAGAAGAAGCCAACAAAAGCGAAGTTATGAATATCATCGGCGATGTAAATGGCAAAGATGTCGTTTTAATCGACGATATGATTGACACTGCTGGAACCATCGTAAAAGCTGCCGAAGCGTTTAAAAACAACGGCGCAAACAGCGTTATGGCGTATTGCACGCATGCTGTGCTTAGCGGTCCTGCTTATGAACGCATAGCAACAGGTGCGATCGATGAGCTAGTCGTAACAGATACTATCCCGCTAAAAGAAGAAAACGAGCATATTAAGGTCATTAGCGTGGCGCCGCTTTTTGGGGAAGTTATACGCAGGGTTTATCACGATGAGAGTGTAAATAGCTTGTTTGATATTAAATAA
- a CDS encoding YceI family protein: MRKIIYSVATLAFLCGSVNAAEYALDKAHSNVGFKIKHMGVSTTNGKFKEFDGVIDAEGEKLNKLTGVIKTASVDTANEMRDKHLSAPDFFDSDKFPEMKFEMSEFKGDKVIGNLTIKDVTKAVEFDYDFGGVQADQKGKEHIGFSLEGKIKRSDFNFAPNSSTAMLGDEIKISIDIEAIK, from the coding sequence ATGAGAAAAATTATTTACTCAGTTGCAACTCTTGCTTTTTTGTGCGGTAGCGTAAATGCAGCCGAATACGCACTTGATAAAGCTCACTCAAATGTTGGCTTTAAAATCAAACACATGGGCGTTAGCACGACTAACGGCAAATTTAAAGAATTTGACGGCGTTATCGACGCTGAGGGCGAAAAACTAAACAAACTAACCGGTGTTATAAAAACTGCTTCTGTCGATACAGCCAACGAAATGCGCGATAAGCACCTAAGTGCGCCTGATTTTTTTGATAGCGATAAATTTCCTGAGATGAAATTTGAGATGAGCGAATTTAAAGGTGATAAAGTCATCGGAAATTTAACTATAAAAGATGTTACAAAAGCGGTCGAATTCGATTATGATTTTGGCGGTGTTCAAGCAGATCAAAAAGGCAAAGAGCATATCGGTTTTAGCTTAGAAGGCAAAATCAAAAGAAGCGACTTTAACTTTGCTCCAAATAGCTCTACTGCAATGCTTGGCGATGAAATTAAAATTTCAATCGACATTGAAGCTATAAAATAA
- a CDS encoding transporter substrate-binding domain-containing protein, giving the protein MKKALGLLMSAALTFSCANTLDQIKSANTIRIGVADHSAPFSRINRDGEFEGFEVDLAKELARAILGDGGRVEFIAIKTAERAKAVTENRVDLLIDNWARTSARAKEMDFSIPYLSVTLATVSPKSAAIHKVADLNGKKLLVIPDSNSDVWAKKNPNLGQIVYCHSNRECMDALLEGQGDAYMHNIVNVATVPLLHDDFEIGIPRIGQVLFDCVATQKGNSDLIHIIDEKILDLADKGYFHDEYTKTFEPFYKGMVDEKLFILEDIYEAFQ; this is encoded by the coding sequence ATGAAAAAAGCATTAGGTTTATTGATGAGTGCGGCTTTGACATTTTCATGTGCAAATACGCTAGATCAAATCAAAAGCGCAAACACCATAAGGATTGGCGTTGCAGATCACTCTGCACCATTTAGCAGAATCAATAGAGACGGCGAATTCGAAGGCTTTGAAGTTGATTTAGCGAAAGAACTTGCAAGAGCTATTTTAGGTGACGGCGGTAGAGTCGAATTTATCGCTATAAAGACAGCAGAGCGCGCAAAAGCAGTTACTGAAAATAGAGTTGATTTGCTTATAGATAACTGGGCTAGAACATCAGCCAGAGCCAAAGAAATGGACTTTTCTATCCCTTATCTTTCAGTTACACTTGCGACAGTTTCTCCAAAATCAGCAGCTATCCATAAAGTCGCTGATTTAAATGGTAAAAAACTACTTGTTATCCCTGATAGTAACTCTGATGTATGGGCAAAGAAAAATCCAAATTTAGGTCAAATTGTTTATTGTCATAGCAATAGAGAGTGTATGGATGCTTTGCTTGAAGGTCAGGGCGATGCATATATGCACAATATCGTTAATGTTGCAACTGTTCCATTGCTACATGATGATTTTGAAATAGGTATCCCAAGAATAGGACAAGTTTTGTTTGATTGTGTTGCTACTCAAAAAGGAAATAGCGATCTAATCCATATCATAGATGAAAAGATTTTGGACTTGGCAGATAAAGGCTATTTTCATGATGAATATACAAAAACTTTTGAACCATTTTATAAGGGTATGGTTGATGAAAAATTATTTATCCTAGAAGATATTTACGAAGCTTTCCAATAG
- the lepA gene encoding translation elongation factor 4, whose amino-acid sequence MNNIRNFSIIAHIDHGKSTLADRLISECKAIEDRQMSSQIMDTMDIEKERGITIKAQSVRLEYEYQGQKYILNLIDTPGHVDFSYEVSRSLASCEGAILVVDASQGVQAQTIANVYIALENNLEIIPVLNKIDLPAADPKRVKDEIEHIIGLDCSEAIEVSAKTGQGIKELIETIIQKIPAPKTDNEKPLKALIYDSWFDSYLGALALVRIYDGKICKNDEVLVMGTGGKHQVLDLMYPNPLAPIKTKQISSGEVGIVVLGLKTLGDVAVGDTITLVKNKADEPIGGFEKAKPFVFAGIYPVETDKFEELRDALDKLRLNDSSLSYEPETSLALGFGFRVGFLGLLHMEVVKERLEREFNLDLIATAPTVTYEVYQTDGKMVQIHNPSELPPVQKIDYIKEPYVKATIISPSEFLGNLINLLNNRRGIQTKMDYITPERVLLEYDIPTNEIIMDFYDKLKSGTKGYASFDYEPSDYRVGDLIKLDIKVAGETVDALSIIVPQDKALAKGRDLVKAMKEIVPRQLFEVAIQASIGNKVIARENVKSMGKNVTAKCYGGDITRKRKLLEKQKEGKKRMKAIGKVNLPSEAFLSVLKID is encoded by the coding sequence TTGAATAATATTAGAAATTTTAGCATTATAGCTCACATAGATCACGGAAAAAGCACGCTTGCAGATAGGCTTATTAGCGAGTGCAAGGCGATTGAAGATCGCCAAATGAGCTCACAAATCATGGACACAATGGATATAGAAAAAGAACGCGGAATCACCATAAAAGCACAATCCGTTCGCCTTGAATATGAATATCAAGGGCAAAAATATATTTTAAATTTAATCGACACTCCCGGACATGTGGATTTTAGCTATGAAGTTTCTCGCTCACTAGCTAGTTGCGAAGGTGCGATTTTGGTCGTAGATGCGAGTCAAGGCGTGCAGGCTCAAACCATCGCAAATGTCTATATCGCACTTGAAAACAATCTCGAAATAATCCCCGTGCTAAATAAAATCGATCTTCCGGCTGCTGATCCTAAGAGAGTAAAAGATGAAATCGAGCATATCATCGGGCTTGATTGCAGTGAAGCTATCGAAGTTAGCGCAAAAACAGGACAAGGAATAAAAGAGCTAATCGAAACAATTATCCAAAAAATCCCAGCCCCTAAAACAGACAATGAAAAACCGCTAAAAGCTTTGATTTATGATAGTTGGTTTGATAGTTATTTGGGAGCTCTCGCATTAGTGCGGATTTATGACGGAAAAATTTGCAAAAATGACGAAGTTTTAGTAATGGGAACGGGTGGAAAGCACCAAGTGCTAGATCTCATGTATCCAAACCCCTTAGCGCCTATAAAAACAAAGCAAATTTCAAGCGGAGAAGTCGGCATTGTCGTTTTGGGCTTAAAAACGCTTGGAGATGTCGCTGTCGGCGATACTATCACGCTTGTTAAAAATAAAGCCGACGAGCCAATAGGCGGATTTGAAAAGGCAAAACCATTTGTTTTTGCCGGGATTTACCCTGTGGAAACCGATAAATTTGAAGAACTTCGCGACGCCCTTGATAAACTTCGCTTAAATGATAGCTCACTAAGCTACGAGCCTGAGACTTCACTTGCACTTGGATTTGGCTTTCGTGTGGGGTTTTTGGGGCTTTTGCACATGGAAGTGGTTAAAGAACGCTTAGAGCGAGAGTTTAATCTCGATTTAATAGCCACAGCTCCAACCGTAACCTATGAAGTCTATCAAACTGACGGAAAAATGGTGCAAATTCACAACCCAAGCGAACTTCCGCCTGTGCAGAAAATCGATTATATAAAAGAGCCGTATGTCAAAGCGACAATCATAAGCCCGAGCGAATTTTTAGGAAATTTGATAAATTTGCTAAACAATCGTCGCGGAATCCAGACAAAAATGGACTATATCACGCCTGAGCGGGTTTTGCTCGAATACGATATTCCCACAAATGAAATCATAATGGACTTTTATGACAAACTAAAAAGCGGCACAAAAGGCTATGCGAGTTTTGATTATGAGCCAAGCGATTATCGAGTGGGCGATTTGATTAAGCTTGACATTAAAGTCGCAGGCGAAACCGTCGATGCGCTCTCTATCATCGTCCCACAAGACAAAGCTCTTGCAAAAGGCAGGGACTTGGTAAAAGCGATGAAAGAGATCGTCCCTAGACAGCTTTTTGAGGTCGCAATCCAAGCTAGTATCGGAAACAAAGTAATCGCAAGAGAAAATGTCAAATCTATGGGCAAAAATGTAACCGCAAAATGCTACGGCGGCGATATAACGAGAAAGCGAAAGCTACTTGAAAAGCAAAAAGAAGGCAAAAAACGCATGAAAGCTATCGGTAAGGTAAATTTGCCAAGCGAAGCGTTTTTAAGTGTGTTAAAGATTGATTAA
- the hemE gene encoding uroporphyrinogen decarboxylase, giving the protein MIFIDACLKKPTPYTPVWMMRQAGRYLPEYMAVRKSVGGFLELCKDFRKASEVTIQPVEILGVDAAILFSDILVVPLEMGLDLEFVAGEGPKFKNPLKNLEDLKALSPEKAVKNLQYVYDTVALTRQNLSDDKALIGFCGSPWTVATYMIEGGTTKTYAICKKMAYSNPELLHEILRSVTEATKLYLENQIKNGVNAVQIFDSWASALEESAFFEFSWKYILEICDYLKAKFPQVPIIVFPKGISGYLDKISGNFDVFGVDWSTPIELAAQKLGEKYTLQGNMEPTRLYDKGAIKSGVSQILEVMKNRPHIFNLGHGILPDIPVENAKYFINLVHEMSAR; this is encoded by the coding sequence ATGATTTTTATAGATGCGTGTTTGAAAAAACCGACACCTTATACGCCTGTGTGGATGATGAGACAGGCAGGGCGTTATCTGCCAGAATACATGGCAGTGCGAAAAAGCGTGGGCGGGTTTTTGGAGCTTTGCAAGGACTTTCGCAAGGCTAGTGAGGTTACAATCCAGCCTGTGGAGATTTTAGGCGTCGATGCGGCGATTTTATTTAGCGATATTTTGGTTGTTCCGCTTGAAATGGGGCTTGATTTGGAATTTGTCGCAGGCGAGGGTCCAAAATTTAAAAATCCTTTGAAAAATTTGGAAGATTTAAAGGCTTTAAGTCCCGAAAAAGCCGTGAAAAATCTGCAATATGTCTATGATACGGTTGCACTAACAAGGCAGAATTTAAGCGATGATAAGGCGCTAATTGGCTTTTGTGGTTCGCCTTGGACGGTGGCGACATATATGATCGAAGGCGGCACGACTAAAACTTATGCGATTTGCAAAAAAATGGCGTATTCTAACCCTGAGCTTTTGCACGAGATTTTGCGAAGCGTAACCGAAGCGACCAAACTTTACCTTGAAAACCAAATCAAAAACGGCGTAAATGCCGTGCAAATTTTTGATAGCTGGGCGAGTGCATTAGAAGAAAGCGCATTTTTCGAGTTTAGCTGGAAGTATATTTTAGAAATTTGCGACTATTTAAAGGCGAAATTTCCGCAAGTGCCGATTATTGTTTTTCCAAAAGGCATTAGCGGATATTTGGATAAGATTAGCGGTAATTTCGATGTTTTTGGCGTGGATTGGAGCACTCCGATAGAGTTAGCTGCACAGAAGCTTGGCGAGAAATACACGCTTCAAGGAAATATGGAGCCAACCCGCCTTTATGATAAAGGAGCCATAAAATCAGGTGTTTCGCAGATTTTGGAAGTTATGAAAAATCGCCCGCACATTTTCAATTTGGGGCATGGAATTTTGCCTGATATTCCTGTGGAAAATGCGAAATATTTCATAAATTTAGTGCATGAAATGAGCGCGAGATAA